The region gaatttttctttttcaccaaGTTTTAGAATCTCTCTGCTATGAATTTTCCGAAGGAAATTTCTAAAGCTTCCATGTATTTTGTGAATCATGAGTTACACGAGGGGGGAAAACATGTGATCAGATTTCAATCTGTCAAAAGCTTGATTTCGTTTTCATTATCTACTTCAGTAGGTTTTGCTTGGCCAGGTACCCCTTGAGCAGTGCAAGCAACATTTTTGACGATTGCCGAGTAAAGGTCAAACTCCGCCTTCAATTTTAGGCAGCAAGCCTGTATCCACTTCTCTGCAACTGTCGTAGATACACTGTCTTGGCTATCCCTCTCATGTTCTTCGATGGCGGGCCGTATTTCGTTGTATAAGGAATCAAGACCAGATGTAGCATCGGTTTTTCTTCTCTGCGTGAacgaaaaaatttaaataagagATGAATGCAAAATCATAATACTAAAGCTATCTTTGCAAGTTGAAATACCTTGCTAACTAGATTTACCCCACTGATAACAAAATTGAAAGAAAGCCAGGTGATAATACTGAGCAATCAGCACTCAAGGAAAAAAGGGAATACTAAAAAAGTCATACCTCAGAATCTAAAATCTCCTCTTGTGCTTCCTTTGATGTTAAGAGGCCAACTGCAAACTTTACATCAACTTTCTTCTTAATGATGTTTTTAAACTTTCCCCCATTATATGCCTTCGATCTTTTGGTAGACATGGACCTAGGTCCAATGGAATAGTTTCTGCCTGCAGCATTACTTCGGATACGTGATATCATCGCATTTTTTTGCTCAAGGGCCGGCTCGGTATCTATGGAGTACAACTTCATATCTTCACCTGCTACATCAGTTTTAATCTTCTTGACATCTAAACCGTTCATCTGAACTGAATCAATCAGCTGAACATCCGAGGACTCCGATAACTGCTCAGCTTTAGGCATAACATCCATGGAATGTGCAGTTTGTCCATTAACATCCGACATCACTTCATCCTCTGCAGAGTCATATACAGGAATTTTCTCAACAGAGTACCTGTACCCAAATaccataaacaaaaattaatgaACCAAAACATCATTAGAAAAAGCAATTGAAGCAAGTGCATCATGTCTGGGTTTGTTTCTAAGCAATCACATTATTGATGTGATGAAAAAAGGTTCTCTGGACTTTATACAGAGAAGGTTatcataaaataaaatgcatACACCCACATAAATTGTATCAAATCTACCTTTTTCCCAAGCAGAAGTTCCTCAAATACAAATAGGGGACAGATTCTATCAAACATCTTCCTTTCAAATTTAATACTGAAtaacaaggaagaaaaaaatacaCTCTTTGTCCCTTAATTCTAAGTTTCATTTTCACCTCAGAAGTCAGAACTATAACACATTAAGAAGGAAAGAGTTGGTAATTGGAAGCATTTGAACAAAATGTATACCGGCCTCACCTAGCCAAAATGTTAAAAACAACCATATATTCACTGATAGAAAAAGGGACCCAATCTTAACAAGTGAAGTTTGAAGTCTGAAGACCATATATTccataataaattaaaaactagGAATGGCCACAAGCCCACAAGTCACTAAAAGCAACCTAGTGCATGAGGCATTGAGGCTCTCATCATTGTGGGGTCCAGGAAAGGAGAAGGGTGCGATATACATCTACACAGCAATCTTACAGTGGCTACAATGCTGACCCTCAAATGGAATCAGTAGATAAACCAGTTAGCCACGTTTCAAACACTTATAAAAAAGGGTATTTGTATTTGAAATTTCAAATGATGACACTAGTTTCAGGTGTAAAACCAGTTAGCCACGTTTCAAACACTTAAAAGAAGGATATTTGtatttgaaatttcaaaatgATGATACTAGTTCAAGGTGCCACATATTCAATGCTGAATAATTTGAAGTTTGCTCATTTCAAGTGGTGTCTGGCAGATGATCTACAGGGAAAGTGAAAGCTGTAATTTTGAGAAGAATGcatcagaagaaaaaggataaattataaattacctgtcatcatcatcttcccatAGATAAGTATCCTCCTGAACAGAGTTTACCCAACATGCAGAAAAATTAGATGATTAAAAAACCAATAataatcaaagaaaaaagaacagACAAATAAAAGTTAAGCTGAAAAAAGCAATACGAAATCCCAGAACAGGGACACAGCAAGGTACTTCTtactattttatttaatttggttTGAACACAAGAATCCTCCTCAGAACATGTTCAAGCCGGGAACATCCACATCTTGGTGGGGCTGGCTCTTCCAGTGGTTTTTTTCCCATACACATGACTCGACCTGAGACATTGCTTAAGGGGAACCAAGCATGTACCATGTACCGCTCGAACCAACCACCCATTGGTGGTACTTCCTATTATTACAACTGCTAGATCTTTCCCCAATTGATAATTTGTGCACACATTCCACTATAACAAAACTTATATgatcaaatcaaataaataagAGCCTGCCTCCTTAATAAACCTCTACtaattacatttttatttttcagaattatttaatattcaatcataatcaatcaaaataTCAAAAAGTAGCACTTATCGTCACCTTTCAAGCTATTGTTGAGACTTAAATCCTCATTGTTTACAACAACCAACACCATGTCTATGCATTTCAAATGCTAAACCAATACAAAATTTCATTAAGATGCttgaaaaatacaaattttgataagaaccttgggagaacaataccacaaaagctagccgTTGTAGTTAtagagcccaaggccttataaaccccacaccAAAATCTCACACTTCTAATGTGGGACTCAATTCCCATACC is a window of Lotus japonicus ecotype B-129 chromosome 5, LjGifu_v1.2 DNA encoding:
- the LOC130721424 gene encoding histone-lysine N-methyltransferase ASHH1, with amino-acid sequence MDPAAAAEELPPYIHITQNDFFTRRHKKQKEEDIAICECRYNSDDPDSACGDRCLNVLTSSECTPGYCPCGIFCKNQKFQKCEYAKTKLFKTEGRGWGLLADEDIKEGQFVIEYCGEVISWKEAKRRSHAYEVQGLKDAFIICLNASESIDATRKGSLARFINHSCQPNCETRKWNVLGETRVGIFAKHDISIGTELAYDYNFEWFGGAKVRCLCGAVKCSGFLGAKSRGFQEDTYLWEDDDDRYSVEKIPVYDSAEDEVMSDVNGQTAHSMDVMPKAEQLSESSDVQLIDSVQMNGLDVKKIKTDVAGEDMKLYSIDTEPALEQKNAMISRIRSNAAGRNYSIGPRSMSTKRSKAYNGGKFKNIIKKKVDVKFAVGLLTSKEAQEEILDSERRKTDATSGLDSLYNEIRPAIEEHERDSQDSVSTTVAEKWIQACCLKLKAEFDLYSAIVKNVACTAQGVPGQAKPTEVDNENEIKLLTD